The Gossypium arboreum isolate Shixiya-1 chromosome 2, ASM2569848v2, whole genome shotgun sequence region ACTACcttgttttattcatttttattacACTCATTGgtatttcatttttaaaattagctataattttagtttttagttattttgatttaaagtttttaatatttttcattcattttatataataaatgtatataattatatattaattaatcaaaatatttttaaaacctatAAGCTGCAAGAATATAATAAAACCCATACCATGCATCAGTCATTTCTATAATGTAATATAATCGCTTGCCAAGAGTTAAAAAGGTTTGATTGAGCTTGCAAAGTCAATCTCAAGAAGCTTGCATTAAGACCAATATAATATAAAGGTAGGTATCCATATGTGACTTTCCTCAAATATTGCTATACCATTGACATAAATCCATTGGAATTGGATCACCACTATTTCCAATCTTACAATTAGCCCAcattatgagtctaaattcttaCAATCAAAAATATTTATCTCTTACAGTGCTAAGAAAGgtgtattaaaaatattatgaaacAAGTTAAGTTTATATTCATATTAATAGTTACATAATTCTTATGTGTTAATCTCTAGTTTTATCATATACAATTGTCACGTGTAgatttaattcaaattatttaaaatttttatttattgatattatataataatttattttattatgtaattgttcgaatatatatttatatttgaatTAGTACGTAGAAAGTTACAAACATACATATAGGTGCATAGATGAGCTGCCTTTTTTGGCAGTATTATTATTAGTGGTGGTGGTACTATATGGAATTTGACAAGCATGAATTCCTCGTGCAAATCCTGATTCCCTGCTAATGAGACTCCATGTAATGGGAGGCACCCAATTCCATATAGGCTCTAAATTTGAAGTAATGATTGGTTTTTTCATCATCAGACTCTTCATATCTTTGAATGCCATCAATGTAAATTTTGACATTGGAGAAGCTCCCACATCATGGATTATACATATTTTCGAATACCACAAAAGATAGGTGAATCGTGAAGTTGCTGGAATAGACTCGGAGCATGATGATAATATTATGAgaagtgttagaattaagtgacccaaatttttatttaaataaaatacaatggtaaaataaaataaaagaaaaatccatatagaattacacttcttttattttattttagaataaggttttttaaaccttattaaattctatctatttgatattgattagaataaggtgtttcagttttactagaatatggcttcagaagcctataaataaacatagtttattcctcttgtaataattcgaatttgacatagtgaatttttttctcctctgcccgtggtttttttcaaAAGTGTTTCTACGTAAAAAACtatatgttctttatttttttatttttttattttcacaaagtggtatcagagctttcgggttattcatctcgatcacagtaatggcgtctttgaattatgaaatttcgctgttggatcgcaacaccatatttgcgttgtggcagattaagatgcaagcagttttTGCACAGATGGATCAGGAGGATGCCCTACttgggatagataagatgccttttgATATTAATAGATAAAGAGAAGAagtgtaaggatcgaaaggcgttaataTAATTACATCTATATTTTTCCAACGAAATTTtgtaggatgtgatgaaagagaagaccgccaccacattatggaagaggctagaacaaatatgtatgtcgaaaactctaacaagcaagctcagatgaagcagcgtctttatgctcatcgtttagaGGAATGTgcatctgtacacgaacacttaacagtgtttaaagaaattctctcaaacttggaggccatggagtttcagtatgataaggaagatctagggttgattctactttgttcgttgcccccgtcttattcaacctttagagacacaattttatatagccccgagtctctcacagttgatgagattTATGATTCTTTTACCtcatatgataagatgaagcatcttgtggttaaacccgactctcaaagAGAGGGTCTCATTATTCGTGAAAGACAAGATtgaaatgttgatgatgatcgtggaatgacacaggaacggaatcctcgcggtaaatctaagggtagatcaaaatcttcaaatagaggtaaaacttgtcacttctacaagaagaaacggcacattaaatctgagtgctataagctacagaacaagagTAAAAGGGAGACTGCaaatcaaaaaggaaaacaaacagaaaattccggtgaagctgatgttgtagaagactacaacgatggtgacCTTTTAGTCGCTtcagtcaacaattctaaagtgagcgaggagtggatacttgattcaggctgcaccttccacataagTCCCAATCGGGACTAGTTTAccacttacgaaacagtgtctgaaggtgttgttttgatgggaaataatacttAGTGTAAAATAACAGGTGTtgaaacaattaaagttaagatggcAGTTATCAAAAGAGGGCAATTGTTTTGAACAAAACACTcagtgacgtacgacatgttccagaattgaaaagaaatttaatttcgttgagtactcttaatTTAAAAGGGTACAGaaacacagctgaaagtgggattttaaagatttccaaaggttcccttgttgtgtgaaagggcagagaaagactactaagttatatattttgcagggttctactgttactggtgatgcagcagtcgcttcctcttccttgtcatatgatgatattactaaactttggcatatgcgcctagggcatatgagtgagaatggcatggcagaattgagcaaaagaggacttcttgatgggtaaggaatttgtaaacTAAATTTCTATGAgtactgtgtttttgggaagcaaaagagagttcgattcaccagaggaatccataacacaaagggaactttggagtatattcattctaatCTGTGGGGGTAATCTATATTgctttcgagaggtggagctaattatatgctaacctttattgataatttttccagaaaagtttgggcgttcttgttgaagcagaaaagcgatgtgttttccacatttaagtcttgaaaaattatgattgaaaaatagacgggaaaacaaataaaatacctccgtacagacaatggctcagagttctgttctgataagTTTAATAGAttatgcaagtcagaagggatcgtgagacacttgacagttcgccatactccacagcaaaatggcgttgcagaacgaatgaacagaatgatcatggagaaggttcgatgtatgttgtcaagtttcaacttaccaaagtcgttttgggccgaAGCAGCCGCTACTGCATATTTTtttatcaaccgatctccatccgttgccattgagaaaaagactccacaagaggtatggtgtggtaatcctactaattattctgatttagatctttgggtgtcctgcgcATGCTCATGTTAATAATGGAAAATTAGAACCGAGAtcaattaaatgtgtttttcttggttataaaactggtgtaaaagggtataagttatggtgtcctgaaaatagaaaagttgtgattagcagaaaagttttttttgatgaaactgctatgttatctaacttatctcttaaagactcttccaataaagaaaatcaaaagcaggtggagtatcagattaatacagagtcgactcctcaaaccagtataaaaattgagaatagagttactttttcaccacaatactctatcgccaaaaatagaactagaagagaaattaaacctccaaagaagtatgctgaggctgatctagttgcttatgctttaaatgtggatgaagatatagaTGTGAATCAAGAgctatctaattattctgaggtggTTAGCTGTGaaaactcagaaaagtggatgtttgctatttaaaaggagatggaatcactccacaaaaacaggacatgagatcttgtgaaacttcctaaaggtataaagactgttcgttgtaaatgggtgtttaaaaagaaagaaaggactctaggagttgaagaacccagatataaagcaaggcttgttgcaaagggttacagtcaaattccaagagtggacttcacagatgtgttctcctcagttgttaagcatagtttgattcgagctttgcttggtattgtggccatacatgatttggagcttgagcagttagatgtaaaaattgcatttttgtatagagaacttgaggaggatatttacatacaacaaccagagggttttacagtcttaaaaaaagaggactatgtttgcttgctaaaaaagtcccttaacggtttgaaacagtcaccaagatagtggtacaagaggtttgattcctttatgacttctcatgatttcaaaagaagtagttttgacagttgtgtttattaagaaaaatagtgattgtttttttgtgtatctacttttttatgttgatgacatgttgatagtagcaaaagacaaatgagagataagaaaggttaaaacccaactaagtgaagaatttgagatgaaagatttaggaccagcaaagaagatatttggtatggagattctcagagataaaaaagtaagtaaattgtacctatgtaagaaggggtacattgagaaagttctttgcaggttcaatatgcagagtgctaagcctgttagtactcctttagcagcccattttagactttcatcggctttgtctccacaatcagatgatgagattgagtacatgtcacttgttctatactctagtgcagtgggatctctcatctatgctatggtttgttcacgtccagatttatcatatgcagtaaGTGCAATTAGAAAATACATGGcaaatctcggtaaagaacactggaaagcagttcagtagattttaagatacttacgaggtactactgatgtttgcttacagtttggaagaactagagatagagtcattgggtatgttgatgctgattttattgaagaccttgatagaagaagatctctcacaggttatgtctttacaatcggaggttgtgcaatcagttggaaagccactttgcaaactacagtcgctttgtctaccactgaagctgagtacatgacaATTaccgaggcttgtaaagaagctatttggttgaagggactctttagtgaactcaataaaAACCTTCAAATCAGCGtaatattttgtgacagtcagagtgccatcttttttacaaaagatcaaatgtttcatgagagaacaaaacacattgatgttcggtatcattttgttcgtgatattattgctcgtggtgatattgttgtgagcaaaattagcactcatgaaaatcctgcagatatgatgactaagtcacttcctataaccaattTTGAGCagtgcttagacttggttggtattCGTTGTTGacgttaaacccttaaggggttttatggaagaagtggagaacttgttcgttgagagttcgcggtaaagaacttgttcattgagaattcgtgtcaaagtggagattgttagaattaagtgacccgaattcttatttgaataaaatacagtggtaaaataaaataaaagaagaatccatatagaatgacacttcttttattttattttagaataaggttttttaaaccttattaaattctatctatttgatattgattagaataaggtgtttcagtcttactagaatatggcttcacaagcctataaataggcatagtctattcctcttgtaataattcgaattcgacatagtgaattttcttctcctctgcccgtggtttttccgAAAGGATTTCCACATAAAAATCtatgtattctttattttattttattttacaagaaGAACTACCAAATACTTGCATCACTGATGTTGTCTTTATTCCGTTTGGGATACATGCCTCTCCTTCGAATTGCCATACCCCAAACGAGAAATCATAGCCctaaaatagaatttaaaaaaaaaaaaaccaaagagTTTTTTAGCACTAGCATCACCTTTATTGAGTTTGAAGCAATTGTCTTCTTTGATTTTTATAGTCTTTTCCCCTTTTGTTTCCGATTATACCATGTTAAAATGGTTGATTGATTCAATGTTAATTAGACATCATCTCTCAATAAACCGTATTAAAGAGACaagttaaaattataaaaattttgtattaaaaaaaataaattattgtttttCGAAGACAAATGCATAAGTGaattttcattaagaaaatcTTGCTAATAATCCTAcaagttaaaaaattatttatgtattttaaatcGAATCTTTTGCCCGTGAATCTGCAAGGgcttcaatttttttatataattttaattatattaaataataatgatttatttagatttttgctgaaattttgatatttattttttaaaataattatatttttaatataaaattaaatgatgTAAATTATTTCTTTACTAATAAAAAAGTTAATTAAAaccttcaaaaataaaaaaaagttaattaaaaacagtttttaagaaaaaatatcaaaatttttattaaatcgacTTAAATTCATAAGAAGTGGAAACTTAACTGTAGAGATGAAAAAGGAAGATAGAAGTTAATTTGATTATGAACATTGGTGGTTGTGTTTACAGTGGTTTGGGTATGAAAGTGAATTAAAGGATGATACCTTCCGATTCAGCAAAGTCTTGCCTTCtaacaataatattaatttgGAAAATATGTGTGAAAGAAAAGGACAGGTTTAGACAAATGATAAAAATGTGTAATCAATTATCGTAGAATATTTTCAAGACTCAAACAGTGTCTCACATTCTTCCATCTTTAGACATACTACATACTTTCCAAAACAATATTTTCCAAGACAGAAAAATGTGTAATCAATTATATTTACACATACCACATCTTTATCTGCCACGTTATtcatatttttcatcaatttacataattttaattgatataataataaatttaatccttaatatttatatattctatCGATTTGATTTTAActctaaaaaataaatttaatcttaaTATTTATACTTCTTATCAATTTGGTCATAATTCTAAAATATCatctaaacattaaaaaaatatatatatatataaaatttctttaaaaaaaaaatcaaactaatGTTTCATGAAGCTGATAGCTTGAGCAAAATGCTTACATAAAAACATGAAGTCGTTCCTTAAGATCTAGGCTAAAAAATCAGACTAATGCCGAAAGAGT contains the following coding sequences:
- the LOC128284202 gene encoding citrate-binding protein-like; amino-acid sequence: MNNVADKDVGYDFSFGVWQFEGEACIPNGIKTTSVMQVFGSSSFSLLLFFSNVKIYIDGIQRYEESDDEKTNHYFKFRAYMELGASHYMESH